The Apium graveolens cultivar Ventura chromosome 6, ASM990537v1, whole genome shotgun sequence genome contains a region encoding:
- the LOC141666415 gene encoding temperature-sensitive sn-2 acyl-lipid omega-3 desaturase (ferredoxin), chloroplastic-like isoform X2: MKMNGEAALASAANPPFTIADIRAGIPKHCWIKNPWRSLSYVVRDFSLAFGLTAMAVYIDSWIFWPLYWTAQGSVFMGLFVIGHDCGHGSFSDKRMLNNVMGHVLLTFVLTPFHGLIGHRTHHQNHGHADKDEAWVPLPEKIYKNLDSSTKFLRFTIPFPLLAHPLYLLYRSPGKDGSHFNPNSELFLPSERRNVFFSTVCWTLMFVLLLVLSVVIGPVQMIKLYWIPYWIFVLWISSVTYLNHHGHDHKVPWYRGEEWNYLKGALTTVDRDYGWFSHIHHHLGTHVIHHLFPQIPHYHLLEATCAIKPVLGHYYKKPQKSSPIPFHLMSDLIRSLEEDHYVSDTGNVVFYETDPELHRSSWNKNIYSAICSMLKG; this comes from the exons atgaagatgaatggtgAAGCTGCTCTAGCTTCAGCAGCAAATCCTCCATTTACAATAGCAGATATTCGAGCAGGCATTCCAAAACATTGTTGGATCAAGAATCCCTGGCGATCACTCAGTTATGTTGTCAGAGATTTTAGTCTAGCTTTTGGATTGACGGCAATGGCAGTTTATATTGATAGTTGGATTTTCTGGCCACTTTATTGGACTGCTCAAGGTTCAGTTTTTATGGGATTGTTTGTCATTGGTCATGACTG CGGGCATGGGAGTTTTTCGGATAAGCGTATGCTAAATAATGTTATGGGGCATGTTCTACTTACTTTTGTTCTTACACCCTTCCATGGCTT AATAGGCCATAGAACCCATCATCAGAATCATGGGCATGCTGACAAGGATGAAGCTTGGGTGCCG TTGCCCGAAAAGATATACAAAAATTTGGACTCCTCTACCAAATTCTTGAGATTCACAATTCCTTTTCCATTGCTTGCACATCCTTTGTATCTG CTGTATAGGTCTCCTGGAAAGGATGGTTCTCATTTCAACCCTAACTCTGAATTATTTCTTCCCAGTGAGAGGAGAAATGTGTTCTTTTCAACTGTGTGTTGGACTCTCATGTTTGTCTTGCTTCTCGTTTTGTCTGTTGTCATTGGTCCAGTCCAAATGATAAAGCTATACTGGATTCCTTACTGG ATATTTGTGTTGTGGATCAGCTCTGTTACTTATCTGAATCACCATGGACATGATCACAAGGTTCCTTGGTATCGTGGGGAG GAGTGGAATTATCTGAAAGGTGCACTTACAACAGTTGATCGTGACTACGGATGGTTTAGTCACATTCATCATCACCTTGGCACCCATGTTATACATCATCTCTTCCCTCAAATTCCACATTATCATCTACTAGAAGCA ACTTGTGCAATAAAACCAGTGCTTGGACATTATTACAAAAAGCCACAAAAATCAAGTCCTATTCCATTTCACTTGATGAGTGATCTTATAAGAAGCTTGGAGGAAGATCATTATGTTAGTGACACAGGGAACGTTGTGTTTTATGAAACAGATCCCGAGCTGCATAGATCTTCTTGGAACAAGAATATATATTCGGCTATTTGCAGCATGCTAAAAGGGTGA
- the LOC141666415 gene encoding temperature-sensitive sn-2 acyl-lipid omega-3 desaturase (ferredoxin), chloroplastic-like isoform X1 produces MKMNGEAALASAANPPFTIADIRAGIPKHCWIKNPWRSLSYVVRDFSLAFGLTAMAVYIDSWIFWPLYWTAQGSVFMGLFVIGHDCGHGSFSDKRMLNNVMGHVLLTFVLTPFHGFRIGHRTHHQNHGHADKDEAWVPLPEKIYKNLDSSTKFLRFTIPFPLLAHPLYLLYRSPGKDGSHFNPNSELFLPSERRNVFFSTVCWTLMFVLLLVLSVVIGPVQMIKLYWIPYWIFVLWISSVTYLNHHGHDHKVPWYRGEEWNYLKGALTTVDRDYGWFSHIHHHLGTHVIHHLFPQIPHYHLLEATCAIKPVLGHYYKKPQKSSPIPFHLMSDLIRSLEEDHYVSDTGNVVFYETDPELHRSSWNKNIYSAICSMLKG; encoded by the exons atgaagatgaatggtgAAGCTGCTCTAGCTTCAGCAGCAAATCCTCCATTTACAATAGCAGATATTCGAGCAGGCATTCCAAAACATTGTTGGATCAAGAATCCCTGGCGATCACTCAGTTATGTTGTCAGAGATTTTAGTCTAGCTTTTGGATTGACGGCAATGGCAGTTTATATTGATAGTTGGATTTTCTGGCCACTTTATTGGACTGCTCAAGGTTCAGTTTTTATGGGATTGTTTGTCATTGGTCATGACTG CGGGCATGGGAGTTTTTCGGATAAGCGTATGCTAAATAATGTTATGGGGCATGTTCTACTTACTTTTGTTCTTACACCCTTCCATGGCTT CAGAATAGGCCATAGAACCCATCATCAGAATCATGGGCATGCTGACAAGGATGAAGCTTGGGTGCCG TTGCCCGAAAAGATATACAAAAATTTGGACTCCTCTACCAAATTCTTGAGATTCACAATTCCTTTTCCATTGCTTGCACATCCTTTGTATCTG CTGTATAGGTCTCCTGGAAAGGATGGTTCTCATTTCAACCCTAACTCTGAATTATTTCTTCCCAGTGAGAGGAGAAATGTGTTCTTTTCAACTGTGTGTTGGACTCTCATGTTTGTCTTGCTTCTCGTTTTGTCTGTTGTCATTGGTCCAGTCCAAATGATAAAGCTATACTGGATTCCTTACTGG ATATTTGTGTTGTGGATCAGCTCTGTTACTTATCTGAATCACCATGGACATGATCACAAGGTTCCTTGGTATCGTGGGGAG GAGTGGAATTATCTGAAAGGTGCACTTACAACAGTTGATCGTGACTACGGATGGTTTAGTCACATTCATCATCACCTTGGCACCCATGTTATACATCATCTCTTCCCTCAAATTCCACATTATCATCTACTAGAAGCA ACTTGTGCAATAAAACCAGTGCTTGGACATTATTACAAAAAGCCACAAAAATCAAGTCCTATTCCATTTCACTTGATGAGTGATCTTATAAGAAGCTTGGAGGAAGATCATTATGTTAGTGACACAGGGAACGTTGTGTTTTATGAAACAGATCCCGAGCTGCATAGATCTTCTTGGAACAAGAATATATATTCGGCTATTTGCAGCATGCTAAAAGGGTGA